Proteins co-encoded in one Xanthomonas campestris pv. badrii genomic window:
- a CDS encoding helix-hairpin-helix domain-containing protein: protein MHPAKVDRAQLRRLTDLPNVGPACVQDLHLLGIHEPAQLRGRDAFEMHAQLCQRSGVRQDPCVIDVFLSIVRFMQGEAPRHWWEFSAERKAILASRPALTAEPPSGDSALRT, encoded by the coding sequence ATGCATCCTGCCAAGGTCGACCGCGCGCAGCTGCGGCGCCTGACCGACCTGCCCAATGTCGGTCCGGCCTGCGTACAGGATCTGCATCTTCTCGGCATCCACGAGCCGGCGCAGCTGCGTGGCCGCGATGCGTTCGAGATGCATGCCCAACTCTGCCAGCGCAGCGGGGTGCGGCAGGACCCGTGCGTGATCGATGTGTTTCTGTCGATCGTGCGCTTCATGCAGGGCGAGGCGCCACGCCACTGGTGGGAATTCAGCGCCGAGCGCAAGGCGATCCTGGCGAGCCGACCCGCGCTGACGGCGGAGCCGCCATCTGGCGATTCCGCCCTTCGTACTTGA
- a CDS encoding SDR family NAD(P)-dependent oxidoreductase: MTILVTGAAGFIGAYTCRALAARGETVVGLDNYNSYYDPQLKRDRVVALCPGIDIRTLDLTDRDGLAALFDQIQPTRVVHLAAQAGVRYSLENPHAYVDSNLAGFVNMLELCRHRGVQHLVYASSSSVYGDSATPPFSEDQRVDQPRSLYAATKAANELMGYTYAQLYGLRATGLRFFTVYGPWGRPDMAPLIFSRAVLAGRPIEVFNHGRMQRDFTFVDDIVAGVLGALDTPSDAPVPHRVFNLGNHTPVELETFIEVIAQAAGRPAEKVYKPMQPGDMLRTMADTRRAQAAFGFDPATPVERGLPQVVDWCRNYFGDRA, from the coding sequence ATGACCATTCTCGTCACCGGCGCCGCCGGTTTCATCGGTGCCTACACCTGCCGCGCGCTGGCTGCACGCGGTGAGACGGTGGTGGGCCTGGACAACTACAACAGTTACTACGACCCGCAGCTCAAGCGCGACAGGGTGGTGGCGCTGTGCCCCGGCATCGACATCCGCACGCTGGACCTGACCGACCGCGACGGCCTGGCCGCATTGTTCGATCAGATCCAGCCCACCCGCGTGGTGCACCTGGCCGCGCAGGCCGGCGTGCGCTACTCGCTGGAAAACCCGCATGCCTATGTCGACAGCAACCTGGCCGGCTTCGTCAACATGCTCGAGCTGTGTCGGCACCGCGGCGTGCAGCATCTGGTGTATGCCTCCAGCAGCTCGGTCTACGGCGACTCGGCCACCCCGCCGTTCTCCGAAGACCAGCGCGTGGACCAGCCGCGCTCGTTGTATGCCGCGACCAAGGCCGCCAACGAACTGATGGGCTACACCTATGCGCAGTTGTACGGCCTGCGCGCGACCGGGCTGCGCTTTTTCACCGTGTACGGTCCATGGGGCCGGCCGGACATGGCGCCGCTGATCTTCAGCCGCGCGGTGCTGGCCGGGCGCCCGATCGAGGTGTTCAACCACGGCAGGATGCAGCGCGACTTCACCTTCGTGGACGACATCGTGGCCGGCGTGCTCGGCGCGCTGGACACGCCCAGCGACGCGCCGGTGCCGCACCGGGTGTTCAACCTGGGCAACCACACGCCGGTGGAGCTGGAGACCTTCATCGAGGTGATCGCCCAGGCCGCCGGTCGCCCGGCCGAGAAGGTCTACAAGCCGATGCAACCGGGCGACATGCTCCGCACCATGGCCGACACCCGGCGCGCGCAGGCGGCCTTCGGCTTCGATCCGGCCACGCCGGTCGAACGCGGGCTGCCGCAGGTGGTGGACTGGTGCCGGAACTACTTCGGCGACCGCGCCTGA
- a CDS encoding anhydro-N-acetylmuramic acid kinase, whose translation MPALEHVDSPLYLGLMSGTSADGIDAALVRFADDSHRRCALVAGITVPWAPALRKLLVALGQGAETVAIDALGRLDAQVGLAFADAANQLIDEAGVARAGIRAIGSHGQTIRHRPNGDPAFTWQIGDASRIAEHTGLTTVADFRRRDVAAGGQGAPLMPAFHLAMLGTGDEDRAVLNLGGIGNLTLIPRDGTVLGFDTGPANALLDSWCQQHHGTAFDADGAFAASGQVDARLLQALLADPWFALAPPKSTGREQFHLAWVMQAMGDARLRPADVQATLLELTAAIVADALLRLQPQTRRVLVCGGGVRNPVLMARLAARLPGVVVESSARHGLDPDYLEAMGFAWLAAELLAGRPANLPLVTGATGPRLLGAIHPA comes from the coding sequence ATGCCTGCTTTGGAACACGTTGACTCCCCGCTTTACCTGGGCCTGATGTCGGGCACCAGCGCCGACGGCATCGACGCGGCGTTGGTGCGCTTTGCCGACGACAGCCATCGCCGCTGCGCGTTGGTGGCGGGCATCACGGTGCCGTGGGCGCCGGCGTTGCGCAAGCTGCTGGTTGCGCTGGGCCAGGGCGCGGAGACGGTCGCCATCGATGCGCTTGGACGGCTGGATGCACAGGTGGGGCTGGCGTTTGCCGACGCGGCCAACCAGCTCATCGACGAGGCCGGGGTGGCGCGCGCAGGTATTCGCGCGATCGGCTCGCATGGGCAGACCATCCGCCACCGGCCGAACGGGGATCCGGCCTTTACCTGGCAGATCGGCGATGCCAGCCGGATCGCCGAGCATACCGGCCTGACCACGGTGGCCGACTTCCGCCGCCGCGATGTCGCTGCCGGTGGACAGGGCGCGCCGCTGATGCCGGCGTTTCATCTGGCGATGCTGGGTACGGGCGATGAAGACCGCGCGGTGCTCAACCTGGGTGGCATCGGCAACCTGACGCTGATCCCGCGCGACGGCACGGTACTGGGCTTCGATACCGGGCCGGCCAACGCGCTGCTGGACAGCTGGTGCCAGCAGCATCACGGCACCGCGTTCGATGCCGACGGTGCGTTCGCGGCCAGTGGCCAGGTGGACGCGCGCCTGCTGCAGGCGTTGCTGGCCGACCCATGGTTTGCGCTGGCGCCGCCCAAGAGCACCGGGCGCGAGCAGTTCCACCTGGCCTGGGTGATGCAGGCGATGGGCGATGCGCGCCTGCGCCCGGCCGATGTGCAGGCGACCTTGCTGGAACTCACCGCGGCCATCGTGGCCGACGCCTTGCTGCGGCTGCAGCCGCAGACCCGCCGGGTGCTGGTCTGTGGCGGCGGCGTGCGCAATCCGGTGCTGATGGCACGCCTGGCGGCGCGGCTGCCGGGGGTGGTGGTGGAATCCAGCGCGCGGCATGGGCTGGATCCGGATTATCTGGAAGCGATGGGGTTTGCCTGGCTGGCGGCCGAACTCCTGGCCGGACGCCCGGCGAACCTGCCGTTGGTCACCGGCGCGACGGGGCCGCGGTTGCTGGGGGCGATCCATCCGGCCTGA
- the tyrS gene encoding tyrosine--tRNA ligase, whose amino-acid sequence MATLEESLALIGRGADEILKLDQLEVRLKSGVPLRVKAGFDPTAPDLHLGHTVLLNKMRQFQQLGHQVIFLIGDFTGMIGDPSGKNVTRKPLSREDVLANARTYEEQVFKILDRERTEVRFNSEWFGQMSAADLIKLSAQHTVARMLERDDFAKRFTGQQPIAIHEFLYPLVQGYDSVALKADVELGGTDQKFNLLMGRGLQEHYGQAPQIVLTMPLLEGLDGVAKMSKSLGNYIGINEPAIDIVTKTMKIGDELTWRWIDLLSFDIGVAEAVRLKEQVASGELHPREVKLRLARELTTRFHDAATAEQAIAGWHAVVTGQGDTSLLPLQEVAVPAEGLRIAGLLTAAGLTPSNSEATRKLKERAVKIDGEVIEDAARLFVPGFEGVIQVGKRNFARVVLVNS is encoded by the coding sequence TTGGCCACTCTCGAAGAATCCCTCGCACTCATCGGCCGTGGCGCCGACGAGATTCTCAAGCTCGATCAGCTCGAAGTGCGCCTGAAATCCGGCGTCCCGCTGCGGGTGAAGGCCGGCTTCGATCCCACCGCGCCGGACCTGCATCTGGGCCATACCGTGCTGCTCAACAAGATGCGGCAGTTCCAGCAACTCGGGCATCAGGTCATTTTCCTGATCGGTGACTTCACCGGCATGATCGGCGACCCCAGTGGCAAGAACGTCACCCGCAAGCCGCTCAGCCGCGAGGATGTGCTGGCCAATGCACGCACCTATGAAGAGCAGGTCTTCAAGATCCTGGACCGCGAGCGCACGGAAGTGCGCTTCAACTCAGAGTGGTTCGGGCAGATGAGCGCAGCGGACTTGATCAAGCTGTCCGCCCAGCACACCGTGGCCCGCATGCTGGAGCGCGACGATTTCGCCAAGCGCTTCACCGGCCAGCAGCCGATCGCCATCCACGAGTTCCTCTATCCATTGGTACAGGGCTACGACTCGGTCGCGCTGAAGGCCGATGTCGAGCTGGGCGGCACCGACCAGAAGTTCAACCTGTTGATGGGCCGTGGCCTGCAGGAGCATTACGGCCAGGCCCCGCAGATCGTGCTGACCATGCCGCTGCTGGAAGGCCTGGACGGCGTGGCCAAGATGTCCAAGTCGCTGGGCAACTACATCGGCATCAACGAGCCGGCCATCGATATCGTCACCAAGACCATGAAGATCGGCGACGAACTGACCTGGCGCTGGATCGATCTGCTGTCCTTCGATATCGGCGTCGCCGAAGCGGTGCGCCTGAAAGAGCAGGTCGCCTCTGGGGAACTGCACCCGCGCGAGGTCAAATTGCGTCTGGCGCGCGAGCTGACCACGCGGTTCCATGACGCGGCCACCGCCGAGCAGGCGATCGCGGGCTGGCATGCCGTGGTGACCGGGCAGGGCGACACCAGCCTGTTGCCCTTGCAGGAAGTTGCGGTGCCTGCCGAAGGGCTGCGAATCGCCGGTCTGCTGACCGCAGCCGGCCTCACGCCGAGCAATTCCGAAGCGACGCGCAAACTGAAGGAGCGCGCGGTCAAGATCGACGGCGAGGTCATCGAGGATGCGGCGCGGCTGTTCGTGCCGGGTTTTGAAGGCGTGATCCAGGTAGGCAAGCGCAACTTCGCCCGCGTGGTGCTGGTCAACAGCTAA
- a CDS encoding exodeoxyribonuclease III, translating into MRIISFNANGLRSAASKGFFDWFVAQDADVLCIQETKAQEHQLAGPEFLPAGYQAWFRDASTKKGYSGVAIYARREPDEVRTALGWPEFDEEGRYIEARFGNLSVVSFYIPSGSSGQLRQDYKFQVMQWLRPILDQWLASGRQYVLCGDWNIVRTALDIKNWKSNQKNSGCLPPERDWLNGLCADAASEASAADGRGWVDSYRVLHPQGQDYTWWSNRGAARANNVGWRIDYQLVTPGLREALRACAIYREQRFSDHAPYVVDYAL; encoded by the coding sequence ATGCGCATCATCAGCTTCAACGCCAATGGCCTGCGATCGGCCGCCAGCAAGGGGTTTTTCGACTGGTTCGTCGCCCAGGACGCGGATGTGCTGTGCATCCAGGAGACCAAGGCCCAGGAGCACCAGCTGGCCGGGCCGGAATTCCTGCCGGCCGGCTATCAGGCCTGGTTTCGCGATGCCAGTACCAAGAAGGGCTATAGCGGGGTGGCGATCTACGCCCGGCGCGAACCCGACGAGGTACGCACCGCGCTGGGCTGGCCCGAGTTCGACGAAGAAGGGCGCTACATCGAAGCGCGTTTCGGCAACCTCAGCGTGGTGTCCTTCTATATCCCGTCCGGCTCGTCGGGCCAATTGCGCCAGGACTACAAGTTCCAGGTGATGCAGTGGCTGCGGCCGATCCTGGACCAGTGGCTGGCCAGCGGCCGCCAGTACGTGCTATGCGGCGACTGGAACATCGTGCGCACCGCGCTGGACATCAAGAACTGGAAGTCCAACCAGAAGAATTCCGGCTGCCTGCCGCCCGAGCGCGACTGGCTCAACGGCCTGTGCGCCGATGCGGCAAGCGAGGCCAGCGCCGCCGACGGCCGCGGCTGGGTCGACAGTTACCGCGTGCTGCATCCGCAGGGCCAGGACTACACCTGGTGGAGCAACCGCGGCGCCGCGCGCGCCAACAACGTGGGGTGGCGCATCGACTATCAATTGGTCACCCCCGGCCTGCGCGAGGCACTGCGGGCCTGCGCGATCTACCGCGAGCAGCGCTTCTCCGACCATGCGCCGTATGTCGTGGATTACGCGCTGTGA
- a CDS encoding ParB/RepB/Spo0J family partition protein encodes MSKPPLAKKRGLGRGLEALLGPKGAAAAAAPAGADEQALQPGDTLRTLAVTQLQPGKYQPRREMDEVKLAELAESIKAQGVIQPIVARELAPGQFEIVAGERRWRASQLAGLTDVPVVVRELDDRTVIAMALIENIQREDLNPLEEAQALQRLIDEFSLTHAEAAEAVGRSRASVSNLLRLLELPVAIRVLLETRRLEMGHARALLTLAPELASKLAQEAADQGWSVREVEHRAQQFAAGKVPGGLRRGKPTPVAPQADIASLETELSESLGTKVVFNHGRGGKGKLVIHYTDLDTLEGVLERLRLHKG; translated from the coding sequence ATGAGCAAGCCGCCGCTGGCAAAGAAGCGTGGCCTGGGCCGCGGCCTGGAAGCGCTGCTGGGGCCCAAGGGTGCGGCCGCCGCCGCAGCACCGGCCGGTGCCGACGAACAGGCCTTGCAGCCCGGCGACACCCTGCGCACCTTGGCGGTGACCCAGCTGCAGCCGGGCAAGTACCAGCCGCGCCGGGAGATGGACGAGGTCAAGCTGGCCGAGCTGGCGGAGTCGATCAAGGCGCAGGGCGTGATCCAGCCGATCGTGGCGCGCGAGCTGGCGCCGGGACAGTTCGAGATCGTGGCCGGCGAACGCCGCTGGCGCGCCTCGCAGCTGGCCGGGCTGACCGACGTGCCGGTGGTGGTGCGCGAGCTGGACGACCGCACCGTCATCGCGATGGCGCTGATCGAGAACATCCAGCGCGAAGACCTCAACCCGCTGGAAGAAGCGCAGGCGCTGCAGCGGCTGATCGACGAATTTTCGCTGACCCATGCCGAGGCCGCCGAAGCGGTGGGCCGCTCGCGTGCGTCGGTGTCCAACCTGCTGCGGCTGCTGGAACTGCCGGTGGCGATCCGGGTGCTGCTGGAAACCCGCCGCCTGGAAATGGGCCATGCGCGTGCGCTGCTGACCCTGGCGCCGGAACTGGCCAGCAAGCTGGCCCAGGAAGCGGCCGACCAGGGCTGGTCGGTACGCGAGGTCGAACACCGCGCACAGCAGTTTGCCGCCGGCAAGGTGCCGGGCGGGCTGCGCCGTGGCAAGCCGACGCCGGTTGCGCCGCAGGCCGACATCGCCTCGCTGGAAACCGAACTGTCCGAATCGCTGGGCACCAAGGTAGTGTTCAATCACGGCCGCGGCGGCAAGGGCAAGCTGGTGATCCACTACACCGACCTGGACACGCTGGAAGGCGTGCTGGAACGGCTGCGCCTGCACAAGGGTTAA
- a CDS encoding ParA family protein, translating to MARIIAIANQKGGVGKTTTAVNLAAGLARAPKRVLLVDLDSQGNATMGSGIDKRDVAASTCDLLLGENSAAQIRVTAPEGFDLLPGNIDLTAAEIQLMDQGEREQRLKRALAPIRDEYDFILIDCPPALSLLTLNALTAADSIIVPMQCEYYALEGLTALLETIEALRANLNPALEIEGVLRTMFDIRNNLANAVSAELTEHFGDKVFRTIVPRNVRLAEAPSHGQSIVGYDRTSRGGVAYLGLAGEIVRRQNDRNKAVRPVETV from the coding sequence ATGGCCCGGATCATCGCCATTGCCAACCAGAAAGGCGGCGTCGGCAAGACCACGACGGCAGTCAATCTGGCGGCCGGCCTGGCGCGCGCGCCCAAGCGCGTGTTGCTGGTGGATCTGGACTCGCAGGGCAACGCCACCATGGGCAGCGGCATCGACAAGCGCGATGTGGCTGCCTCCACCTGCGACCTGCTGCTGGGCGAGAACAGCGCTGCGCAGATCCGGGTCACCGCGCCGGAAGGCTTCGACCTGCTGCCGGGCAACATCGACCTGACCGCCGCCGAGATCCAGCTGATGGACCAGGGCGAGCGCGAGCAGCGGCTCAAGCGCGCACTGGCGCCGATCCGCGACGAGTACGACTTCATCCTGATCGACTGCCCGCCGGCGCTGTCGCTGCTGACGCTCAACGCGCTGACCGCGGCCGATTCGATCATCGTGCCGATGCAGTGCGAGTACTACGCGCTGGAAGGGTTGACCGCGCTGCTGGAAACCATCGAAGCGCTGCGCGCCAACCTCAACCCGGCGCTGGAAATCGAAGGCGTGCTGCGCACCATGTTCGACATCCGCAACAACCTGGCCAATGCGGTGTCGGCCGAGCTGACCGAGCATTTCGGCGACAAGGTGTTCCGCACCATCGTGCCGCGCAACGTGCGCCTGGCCGAGGCACCCAGCCATGGACAGAGCATCGTGGGCTACGACCGCACCTCGCGTGGCGGGGTGGCCTACCTGGGCCTGGCCGGCGAGATCGTGCGCCGCCAGAACGACCGCAACAAGGCCGTCCGGCCCGTGGAGACCGTCTGA
- a CDS encoding glycosyltransferase family 2 protein yields the protein MSQPQLSVVVPVFNERDNVAALVGEIVAALRGLVAFEIVYVDDHSRDDTLAVLQGLKATTPELRVLHHATQSGQSTAVRSGVKAARASWIATLDGDGQNDPADIPKLLIARSQAQPQVKLFAGWRVNRQDSGSKRWASKWANAIRSRMLQDNTPDTGCGIKLFEREAFLDLPYFDHMHRYLPALMQRAGWRTVSVPVNHRHRTAGVSKYNNLNRALVGVRDLRGVAWLITRSKRTVVVER from the coding sequence ATGAGCCAACCTCAGCTTTCCGTCGTCGTCCCGGTGTTCAACGAACGCGACAACGTCGCGGCCCTGGTCGGCGAAATCGTCGCAGCACTGCGCGGCCTGGTGGCCTTTGAAATCGTCTATGTCGACGACCACTCGCGCGATGACACCCTGGCCGTGCTGCAAGGTCTGAAGGCCACCACGCCGGAACTGCGCGTGCTGCATCACGCGACCCAGAGCGGGCAAAGCACGGCGGTACGCAGCGGAGTCAAGGCCGCGCGCGCCAGCTGGATCGCCACCCTGGATGGCGACGGCCAGAACGACCCGGCCGACATCCCCAAGCTGCTCATCGCGCGCAGCCAGGCGCAGCCGCAGGTCAAGCTGTTTGCCGGCTGGCGGGTCAACCGCCAGGATTCGGGGTCCAAGCGCTGGGCCAGCAAGTGGGCCAACGCGATCCGCTCGCGCATGCTGCAGGACAACACGCCCGATACCGGATGCGGCATCAAGCTGTTCGAGCGCGAAGCGTTCCTGGACCTGCCCTATTTCGACCATATGCACCGTTACCTGCCGGCCCTGATGCAACGCGCCGGCTGGCGCACGGTGAGCGTGCCGGTGAACCACCGCCATCGCACCGCCGGCGTGTCCAAGTACAACAATCTCAATCGCGCACTGGTGGGCGTCCGCGACCTGCGCGGGGTGGCGTGGCTGATCACCCGCAGCAAGCGCACCGTGGTGGTGGAACGTTGA
- the pyrE gene encoding orotate phosphoribosyltransferase, with product MTDHRTRFLQLALDADALRFGEFTLKSGRLSPYFFNAGRFDSGAKTAQLAQCYADAIDAAGVEFDLVFGPAYKGIPLATALACAYAGRGRDLPLAFNRKEAKDHGEGGTLIGAPLAGRKVLIVDDVITAGTAIREALGIIRAAGGTPAGIVVALDRQEIASEQDRRSAAQAVAAEAGIAVIAVANLADLLAFAQGNADLVGYREPLLAYRGRYGTDTTG from the coding sequence ATGACCGACCACCGCACCCGATTCCTGCAGCTGGCCCTGGACGCCGATGCCCTGCGCTTTGGCGAGTTCACGCTCAAGTCCGGGCGGCTCAGTCCGTATTTCTTCAACGCCGGGCGCTTCGATTCCGGGGCCAAGACGGCGCAGCTGGCGCAGTGCTATGCCGATGCGATCGACGCGGCCGGGGTGGAGTTCGATCTGGTGTTCGGGCCGGCCTACAAGGGCATCCCGTTGGCGACGGCGCTGGCCTGCGCCTACGCCGGACGCGGCCGCGACCTGCCGCTGGCGTTCAATCGCAAGGAGGCCAAGGACCATGGCGAAGGCGGCACCCTGATCGGGGCGCCGCTGGCCGGCCGCAAGGTGCTGATCGTGGACGACGTGATCACCGCCGGTACCGCCATCCGTGAGGCGCTGGGCATCATCCGCGCAGCCGGCGGCACCCCGGCCGGCATCGTGGTGGCGCTGGACCGGCAGGAGATCGCCTCCGAGCAGGACCGCCGTTCGGCGGCGCAGGCGGTGGCGGCCGAGGCCGGCATTGCAGTGATCGCGGTGGCCAACCTCGCCGACCTGCTTGCTTTTGCGCAAGGAAACGCCGACCTTGTCGGCTACCGGGAACCGCTGCTGGCCTATCGTGGCCGCTACGGAACCGACACCACAGGCTGA
- a CDS encoding AmpG family muropeptide MFS transporter — MSKPAPKYKGLRGIRHAFATPSAATMALLGFGSGLPFLLIASQTLSTRLRDVGLDLGSIGLISLASFFYLLKFLWAPLIDRYAFPLTAFLGRRRSWLLVAQLGVTIGLVALAFSRPDLSVTGLVSWVLFASFWGATQDSVVDAYRIEIAPETAQAALAATYTLGYRIGLILGGAGALYMAEYLDWTWAYLGMSALMLLPIITTLVCREPDRPEATVVRRVDVAGAFWQPISSFFSGNGVALGVVLLLFVGLYKFPDQVIGVMAGPFYLDSGYTKADIATVSKLFGVWIGIVGAFAGGAAVAAFGFRRMLLVAALGVALSNLAFLLMAHNPGKLWAFYAALSADNLFQGFAATVLVAFMSSLTDRNFTATQYALLVSLANLPGKFAGGVSGFLVQATSYSTFFILSALTVIPTLMLLAWLWPRLLAHDRQPD, encoded by the coding sequence ATGAGCAAGCCCGCACCCAAGTACAAAGGCCTGCGCGGCATCCGGCACGCCTTCGCCACGCCATCGGCGGCGACCATGGCATTGTTGGGTTTTGGCAGCGGCCTGCCGTTCCTGTTGATCGCCTCGCAGACCCTGTCCACCCGGCTGCGCGACGTCGGGCTGGATCTGGGCAGCATCGGCCTGATCAGCCTGGCCAGCTTCTTCTACCTGCTCAAGTTCCTGTGGGCGCCACTGATCGACCGCTACGCGTTTCCGCTCACGGCCTTCCTCGGCCGCCGCCGCTCCTGGCTGCTGGTCGCGCAACTCGGCGTCACCATTGGCTTGGTTGCGCTGGCATTCTCGCGCCCGGACCTGAGCGTGACGGGGCTGGTGAGCTGGGTGCTGTTCGCCTCGTTCTGGGGCGCCACCCAGGATTCGGTGGTGGATGCCTACCGCATCGAGATCGCACCGGAAACCGCGCAGGCAGCGCTGGCCGCGACCTACACCCTGGGGTACCGCATCGGCCTGATCCTGGGCGGCGCCGGTGCGCTGTACATGGCCGAATACCTCGACTGGACCTGGGCATACCTGGGCATGTCGGCGCTGATGCTGCTGCCGATCATCACCACGCTGGTGTGCCGCGAGCCCGACCGACCCGAAGCCACGGTGGTCCGCCGCGTGGATGTGGCAGGAGCGTTCTGGCAACCCATCTCCAGCTTCTTTTCCGGCAACGGCGTGGCGTTGGGGGTCGTGCTGCTGCTGTTCGTGGGCTTGTACAAGTTCCCGGACCAGGTAATCGGCGTGATGGCCGGGCCGTTCTATCTGGATTCCGGCTACACCAAGGCCGATATCGCCACCGTCTCCAAGCTGTTCGGCGTGTGGATCGGGATTGTGGGTGCCTTTGCCGGCGGCGCAGCAGTGGCGGCATTCGGCTTCCGTCGCATGTTGCTGGTGGCTGCGCTGGGGGTGGCGTTGTCCAACCTGGCCTTCCTGCTGATGGCGCACAACCCGGGCAAGCTGTGGGCGTTCTACGCCGCGCTCAGCGCAGACAACCTTTTCCAGGGCTTCGCAGCCACCGTGCTGGTGGCCTTCATGTCGTCGCTGACCGACCGCAACTTCACCGCCACGCAATACGCATTGCTGGTATCGCTGGCCAATCTGCCGGGCAAGTTCGCTGGCGGCGTGTCCGGGTTTCTGGTCCAGGCCACGTCCTACAGCACCTTCTTCATCCTCAGCGCCCTGACGGTGATCCCGACCCTGATGCTATTGGCCTGGCTCTGGCCGCGCCTGTTGGCACACGACAGGCAGCCGGATTGA
- a CDS encoding M23 family metallopeptidase has protein sequence MQNSEQGRARKRRFHERLHVLHDTALHRKLKAHLPAAFNDRWTRRHWIHASLFATIGAMVATIVPGFSNAIDTPLSSHSTLALPLPPLVPSRKQLAPSTEWEILQVKPGQTLSTLFGELGIPTTVMYQVLSHPGTKEALTKLRPGAEIAFDMPTPGQLRALRFDRDDSHRVELRLLGDSVRENVTERATTTRTVVASGEITSSLYASADKSGLSPAAVAIMTDEIFKYDIDFDKDLQPGDRFSVVMDETWREGERISTGDILAATFTTGGKTYTGFRFERAGKPAEYYDITGRPLKKSFIRMPVAYSRISSTFGARRHPVLGTMRMHKGVDYAAASGTPIMAAGDARVVFVGTQRGYGNVVILDHGKNYSTLYGHMSRFGKIKAGQRINQGTVIGYVGMTGLATGPHLHYEFRVAGQQRNPMSVTMPPPEPLQGAELAAFRAQTAPAMARIEGMEKLIYADAGKPAKGKSRG, from the coding sequence ATGCAGAACTCCGAGCAGGGCCGTGCACGCAAGCGGCGCTTCCACGAACGCCTCCACGTTCTTCACGACACTGCACTGCATCGCAAGCTCAAGGCGCACCTGCCGGCCGCCTTCAACGACCGTTGGACGCGCCGCCACTGGATCCACGCCAGCCTGTTCGCCACCATCGGCGCGATGGTGGCGACCATCGTGCCCGGTTTCTCCAATGCGATCGACACCCCGCTGTCCAGCCACTCCACGCTGGCATTGCCCTTGCCGCCGCTGGTGCCCAGCCGCAAGCAGCTGGCGCCGAGTACCGAGTGGGAGATCCTGCAGGTCAAGCCGGGCCAGACGCTGAGCACCTTGTTCGGCGAATTGGGAATTCCGACCACGGTGATGTACCAGGTGCTGTCGCATCCCGGCACCAAGGAGGCGCTGACCAAGCTGCGCCCGGGCGCGGAAATCGCGTTCGACATGCCCACGCCCGGCCAGTTGCGGGCCCTGCGCTTTGATCGCGACGACAGCCACCGGGTGGAACTGCGCCTGCTGGGCGACAGCGTGCGCGAGAACGTGACCGAACGGGCGACGACCACGCGTACGGTGGTGGCCAGTGGCGAGATCACCAGCTCGTTGTACGCCTCGGCGGACAAGTCCGGGTTGTCGCCGGCAGCGGTGGCGATCATGACCGACGAGATCTTCAAGTACGACATCGACTTCGACAAGGACCTGCAGCCCGGCGACCGTTTCAGCGTGGTGATGGACGAAACCTGGCGCGAGGGCGAGCGCATCAGTACCGGCGACATCCTGGCGGCAACCTTCACCACCGGCGGCAAGACCTACACCGGCTTCCGCTTCGAGCGCGCCGGCAAGCCGGCCGAGTACTACGACATCACCGGCCGCCCGCTGAAGAAAAGCTTCATCCGCATGCCGGTGGCGTATAGCCGCATCAGCTCCACCTTCGGCGCACGCCGGCACCCGGTGCTGGGCACGATGCGCATGCATAAGGGTGTGGATTACGCGGCCGCTTCGGGCACCCCGATCATGGCCGCCGGCGATGCGCGGGTGGTGTTCGTCGGCACCCAGCGCGGCTACGGCAATGTGGTGATCCTGGACCACGGCAAGAACTACAGCACGCTGTACGGCCATATGTCGCGCTTTGGCAAGATCAAGGCCGGCCAGCGCATCAACCAGGGCACGGTGATCGGCTATGTCGGCATGACTGGCCTGGCGACCGGCCCGCACCTGCATTACGAATTCCGCGTGGCCGGGCAGCAGCGCAACCCGATGTCGGTGACCATGCCGCCGCCGGAACCGTTGCAGGGCGCCGAACTGGCCGCCTTCCGCGCGCAGACCGCACCTGCGATGGCGCGCATCGAAGGAATGGAAAAGCTGATCTACGCCGATGCCGGCAAGCCGGCCAAGGGCAAGTCGCGCGGCTGA